The Methanosarcina acetivorans C2A genome includes the window ACCATTTTAAATTGTACAATTGGGTAATACCCATTTCAATTTTTATTTCATTTCAACAATGAGAGATAATTTTCATGGATCAACATAGAGTATTTGTTATTCTCGCTCGAATTCCCCCTTTATTCCATCCTTTACTTCCTCCTCCAACTATCATTTTCAGCATACTTTTCAGGTTTTTCCCTTCTCTTTTTATAAAGTCTGCTATTTTCTTTATATTATGTACAGTACACATCATAACAAATTCAATTCCTGTCTTCCTTTTTCCTCTCAATAGGAATTCTCTGAACCCTCTATCCTGTTTCATCTGACCAAACACAGGTTCTACGGTAGACATTCTTTTCTGATACTTTTCTGTCCCCTTCTCTGTGTTCAGTTTATCCCTCATATCCTCCATCAAATGTTCCCTAGGATCTCTTGTTATTGTCCTTTTTCCGCTCTTAGTACATGCATTTTTCAGCACACACTGAGAACAATAGCTACATACATAATACCTTAAATCAGGTTCACCTTTCCTCTTTTGTATTCTTGTAAAGGGGATTTCAAATGCAGCAGGACAATAATAGCAGTCTTTTTGTTCATCGTATGTAAAAAGAGACTTCCTGAACCTCCTGGTTTTTCCTTCTTTTTCAGCTTTATAGAAATTGTCAGGAATATAAGCATCAATTCCTTCTTCCTGTAAAAATTCCAGATTCTCATATGAGAAATAACCTGCATCTGCAAGTACTATTGTTGGTTTATATCCCAGTGTGTTTTTTACATTCTGTATCATTGGTTCTATTTGATGAAGGTCGTTTTCTTCGTTGACAACGTCTGCTGCAACGATTATTTGCTCTTTTTCATCAACAGCAACCTGACAATTGTAGGAAGGTTTCTTGCTTCCATCTTTATGCTTCATAATTCGAGCATCGTTATCTGTGATGTTTATTTTTTTCAGCTTTTCTTCATCAAGCTTCTTCTTAGCAGCTTTTATTTTTTCCAGTCTTTTCTTCTTGTCAACAAGCTCTTCTGGAATCTGATATGGTGTTGAGTCACCATAAATTTCATCTTCATGTTTATCTGTCTCAATACTCTCTTTGAGTATCTTATCTATTTCTTTTTCGAGAGCATCCGAACTCTTGCTCTGTCTTGATGAAGCATTTGCCTTAACCTTTGTTCCGTCAATTGAGATACTGGAACCAATCATATCCATTTCTTTACAAAATGTGACAACCTGGGAAAAGATTTCTTTTATAGGGCCAAGATGAGTTGAACGGAATCGACAAATCGTATGAAAATCAGGTTTTTGCATGGCTGCCAGATACATAAATGCAGTATCAGTTTGAGTCATTTGTTGCAGTTTACGTGAACTTCTAATGCCTATAAGGTAACCATAAAGTAATATTTTTAAAAGAGGTCTTGGATGATAGGCTGGGCAGCCTTCCTTAGAGTAAGTGGATTCAATAGCAGTGATATCAACGACATCTACGATGTCGTTTAGTACTCTGGCGATATGGTTTTCAGGAACAAAATCTTCCAGGTCTAACGGAAGTAAAAACTGCTGCTTTTGATCGTACTTTCGGAACATGGGAAACACTGGAATTTGTTTTGTAAAAAAGATAAAGATTACGGGTTTCTGCCCCAAATGTATGATAGAGTATAGTTTTGAGACAACCTGTTAAACTCATTTTTTTCTTTATGTTAATACTAATCCTGCTGGCAGGCATTTTTGAAATTGAGACCCTGAAACAGGACATTTCAACAGAAAATGCTCAAATTGCAAATGAAACCAGCGAACAGTTAGAGTACATAAAGAACTTGCAGGCTGAATCTGACAGAATATTAACAGGAGATCCTGATGTACAGGATTTACTGGACGAAAAGACACATTTCCAGGGCTTATGAAATAATACATAACGAGAGTTTGGTAGAAGCTATTTACATTGTTGGCTTTCATCCTGAGAAGTCAAGGTATTCGAAAGGTTTCAGAATGGTTGACGGGGTTGTGTACAGATTTTACATTGATATGAACAGTAAAAAAGTTAGCATTAAAGAAGATGAAACTCACGAAGATTTTGATCCGGATTCCGGTTTGGTAATAAGTGATTATATCCATGAAGAAGGGGATGGAATCTCACTTGATTCCTCGATATCTATGAACACCTACCCAGGTGGTTGGCTCGAAACATTCTGGTTTTACCAGTTCAAAATAGAAGGCCATGAGAACATAAGTTTAGCTCCTGAATCCACTAAAAAACCTGAAATGAAGTACCAGCTGGAAGTTAAAAAGGTTACTGACGTTGGGTATAGAAATTTTTATCTGGGAATGCTTTTATTTGGTGATAAGGGTGCAGATGTTCTATCCGGTAATGACAGCATCCCATCTAAGTATTGGAAAGAGATGAGAAATCGTGAAACACATACTCTAACAATTTCCTCTCCTAAAAAAAGGAGCAACTCTATAGATTACTTTTACCGTTGGGATATAAGGAGCAACGCTAACC containing:
- a CDS encoding IS1182-like element ISMac1 family transposase; translated protein: MFRKYDQKQQFLLPLDLEDFVPENHIARVLNDIVDVVDITAIESTYSKEGCPAYHPRPLLKILLYGYLIGIRSSRKLQQMTQTDTAFMYLAAMQKPDFHTICRFRSTHLGPIKEIFSQVVTFCKEMDMIGSSISIDGTKVKANASSRQSKSSDALEKEIDKILKESIETDKHEDEIYGDSTPYQIPEELVDKKKRLEKIKAAKKKLDEEKLKKINITDNDARIMKHKDGSKKPSYNCQVAVDEKEQIIVAADVVNEENDLHQIEPMIQNVKNTLGYKPTIVLADAGYFSYENLEFLQEEGIDAYIPDNFYKAEKEGKTRRFRKSLFTYDEQKDCYYCPAAFEIPFTRIQKRKGEPDLRYYVCSYCSQCVLKNACTKSGKRTITRDPREHLMEDMRDKLNTEKGTEKYQKRMSTVEPVFGQMKQDRGFREFLLRGKRKTGIEFVMMCTVHNIKKIADFIKREGKNLKSMLKMIVGGGSKGWNKGGIRARITNTLC